The DNA window TCGAAGCCGTCCGTCGTTGCCGCGCGCTCACCAAGGAGGACATGCGGCTGAACGACGCGCTCCCGGCGATCACCGTCGACCCCGAGAGTTACCTGGTGACCGCGGACGGTGAGCGCCTCGCGTGTGCACCTGCGACCCGGCTACCGCTCGCGCAGCGGTACTTCCTGTTCTGATGGAGGGAGGAACTCGTGCGCCGATGAATGCTCTCCTGCTCCTGCTTCAGCTCTCGGACTCGGCCTTCCCCACGGGAGGGTTCGCGCACTCCAGCGGCCTGGAAGCGGCGGCGCAGCTCGGTGAAATCCAGGGGCATGGCGCATTGTTCCGCATCGTCCAGCACAGCCTCCACCAGACGACGCGGAGCGCGCTCCCCCTTCTCCTCCCGGCATACCGGGCGCCCAGCCGTTTGTTCGAGCTGGATCGTCTCTGCGAGGCCTCCACGACGTGCGCGGTCGCGAACCGCGCCAGCCGCGTGCAAGGGCGGGCATGGCTCGCCACCACGGCCTCGACGTTCGGCTCGACGGCGCTGTGGGAACTTCGCAAGGACCTGCGCGCCTCCGGGCAGCCAGGGCATCTCGCGCCCCTGTTCGGGGTCATCGCGCATCACCTCGATCTTGGTTCGGAGGATCCTGCACGACTCTTTCTCTTCCTTCATCTCCGGGGACTTCTATCGAGCGCGGTTCGCCTCGGTCTCATCGGGCCGCTGGAAGCGCAAGGCATCCAGGCCCGCTTCGGTCCACTGCTCGAGTCTCTCTGTGCGCGGGCTCGGTCCTTCACGGAGGACGATCTCGCGACGACCGCCCCCCTCCTCGATGTCTTCCAGAGTCATCACGACCGCCTCTATTCGCGGCTGTTTTCGAGCTGAATGGAGAATCACCATGCCTGACCGTTCCTGCATCGACGACCGCTTCATCTACCGCGATGACATCGAATGTCATGGCCCGGCGCGTTCGCATTCTCGATCGCATGCGCATGCGCATGTCCATTCACAGCGTCATCCCTTTCATGCACACGGTCACGGTCACACGCACGAGCCACTCGGGGGGCCTGGCGATTTTCACCACCGTGACCGCCCCCTCCGGCGTGACTACGAAGACCGGGCATTCACCGTCGGCATCGGTGGCCCTGTCGGCAGCGGCAAGACCGCGCTGGTCCTTGCGCTCTGTCGTGCCCTGCGTGACCGGATCGGGCTCTCGGTGGTGACGAACGACATCTTCACCCGGGAGGACAGCGAATTTCTTCTGCGCCACCAGGCGCTGCCCGCCGACAGGATCCGCGCAGTCGAAACGGGTGGCTGTCCGCACGCGGCCATCCGGGAGGACATCGCGTCCAACCTGCTGGCCCTCGAGGAGCTGTCCGAGCTGCACGGTCCCGAGATTCTGCTGATCGAATCGGGTGGGGACAACCTGGCAGCGAACTTCAGCCGAGAGCTGGCTGATTACATCATCTATGTGATCGACGTAGCCGGAGGGGACAAGGTGCCCCGCAAGGGTGGGCCCGGGATCACGCAGTCGGACCTCCTGGTCATCAACAAAACGGACCTCGCGACCGCCGTCGGCGCAGATCTCTCGGTGATGGACCGGGACGCGAAGGCGATCCGGGCCGATGGACCGATCGTGTTTGCTCAGGTGAAGAATGGGGTAGGGGTCGACCTGATCATCGATCACATCCTGCATGCCCATCAGCACGCACTCGGGATTGCGCATTGATGGTGAGATTGACGAACGCCCCTCCCGTCGCACCTCGCCTCAGCCCTCATCGGCGCCGACGTGCCGCGACCCCCTGAGCCCAGCCCGCCCCGCGCGACCCCGCCCACCTCTCCCCCGACCACCCCCTCGCCCCCCTCTCGACAATCCTGACAAGAGGCTGTCATCCCCTCCCCCTACGCTCCCTTCCCTCGAAAGGAGCTTCCCGTGCACCCCAGCCCTCGCCGCCCCCTCCACTGGTTCGACATCCCCACCCTCGACCTCCGCCGCGCCGCCCGCTTCTACGAAACCATCCTCGACCTCACCTTCGAGCGCCGCCCCCCCCGTGACCAGGCCCACGTCCTCTTCGCCTACCGCGACGGCGGCATCCGCGGCGCCCTCCTCCGCGTCGACCCCAACCGCCCCTCGACCCAGCCCACCCGCGTCTTCCTCGACACCCGCGGCAACCTCGACGGCGCCATCGCCCGCGTCCCCGACGCTGGCGGCAAGCTCCTCATGCCGAAGACCAGCCTCGGCCCTGACGGCTTCTTCGCCCTCATCCGCGACACCGAAGGCAACACCATCGGCCTCCACACCGCCCTCGCCTGACCCCCCCGCCTTCCGCCTCTTCCGCCCCCGCCCATCGAGCAACCGCAGCCCGAACACCTCCCCGATCGACCCCAGCCCCAGCGCCCGCCCCGCATTCCGCGCCGCGCGCCGCGCCTGCCGCACCAGCGTCACCACCATCCCCCCCAGCAGATACACCCGCTCCGTCTCCTCGGGCGTCCCCCCACCCGCAGGCCGCCGTTGCAACCCCTCCTCCAGCCCCTCCAGCGCCCCTTCCAGCGCCCCCAGCCCCTCGACCCCACCCCGACCCGCCGCCAGGCCCCCCACCCCTGGCACCTTCAGCGCCTCCAGCAGCAACCCCAGCTGCCCACACAGCGCCACCCCTTCCCCTTTCCCCTCCGGCAACCGCGACGTCATCGCCAGCGCCGTCTCCACCAACCGCTGCTCACCCCCCACCTCCCCCCGGTCCCGGAGCTCCACCAGCACCCCCAGCAACACCGCCCTCCCCACCTCCCGCCCCTCCCGCCCCTTCCGGAGCGCCCCCGCATAGACCCCCCGCTCCTGCCGCCTCACCCCCACCTCTCCCGTCCGCCTCACCGACGCCGAGACCAGCGCATCCCGCACCTCCGCGAGCCGCCCCCCATCCCCCCGACTGAACCCATACCCCTCCAGCGCCCCCTCGTGCCTCCCCAGCGCACCCAGCGTCTCATTCGCTTGCGCCAGCGTGACGTGAGCGCTGTAGCTCCTCCCCAGCCGAATGTAACGGGCCCTTGCCTGAGCCGAGAGGCTCGACGGATCGAACGGCATGACGAATCTCCTGACAGCACATGGCTTATCGGACGGCGCCCGTGGGCAGTTCACACCCCACCGACGTCATTCATCGACGTCCGACCCACCCCACATATTCTCGGCCCGCCCCCGATTTTCTCCGCCCCCGACCGTCCCCACCACCCCGACCCCCGCCAGCATCTCTGACCGCCTCTCCGAACTCCCTGCCCGTCCCTCCCGAATCCCTGAAGCTCTCGCCAAAATCCCTGAACGCTTCACCGAAGCCCCTGCCCATCTCTCCCAAGTTCCTGAACGCTTCACCGAAGCCCCTGCCCATCTCTCCCGAGTCCCTGCCCGTCTCTCCCGAATCCCTGAACCTCTCGCCAAAATCCCTGACCGCCTCTCCGAACTCCCTGCCCATCTCTCCCGAGTCTCTGCCCATCTCTCCGAAGCCCCTGCACCCCTCACCGAAGTCCCTGCGTCACTCTCCGGAGCCCCTGAGCCTCCCTCCCATCTCCCCTCAGACGGGATCCAGGCGACGGACGACGACCGACGGCTCGAGACGAATCCGTCGCGTCGAGGGATTCCCCGGACATCCTCATCACCGAAGCCCTCATCGACACCACGCAGAACGGCCCCAGTCCCGACGGCTGCGTCGTCGCCGACGCCATGCCCCGGTCATGGGCCCGCAATGCAAACGATTCCGTGGTGTGCCCGAGCCGCGTGAGCGATCGCGCCCGGGAGGAGGGGGCAAGCCCCGACGCCGACCAGCGCGCTCATCGCCTCGTCAGAGGATCAGCGGAACGCGGACCACCAGCTCCGCTTCCGACGCTGGGCGCGGGCGACGAGGAGGCCCAGGCCGAGGGCCACGACGCCACCCACGAGGGGAAGGGTCAGAGG is part of the Chondromyces crocatus genome and encodes:
- a CDS encoding urease accessory protein UreF, which codes for MNALLLLLQLSDSAFPTGGFAHSSGLEAAAQLGEIQGHGALFRIVQHSLHQTTRSALPLLLPAYRAPSRLFELDRLCEASTTCAVANRASRVQGRAWLATTASTFGSTALWELRKDLRASGQPGHLAPLFGVIAHHLDLGSEDPARLFLFLHLRGLLSSAVRLGLIGPLEAQGIQARFGPLLESLCARARSFTEDDLATTAPLLDVFQSHHDRLYSRLFSS
- the ureG gene encoding urease accessory protein UreG — encoded protein: MECHGPARSHSRSHAHAHVHSQRHPFHAHGHGHTHEPLGGPGDFHHRDRPLRRDYEDRAFTVGIGGPVGSGKTALVLALCRALRDRIGLSVVTNDIFTREDSEFLLRHQALPADRIRAVETGGCPHAAIREDIASNLLALEELSELHGPEILLIESGGDNLAANFSRELADYIIYVIDVAGGDKVPRKGGPGITQSDLLVINKTDLATAVGADLSVMDRDAKAIRADGPIVFAQVKNGVGVDLIIDHILHAHQHALGIAH